In one window of Reinekea forsetii DNA:
- a CDS encoding peptidase domain-containing ABC transporter, with translation MLAEKLPSKLKALCLNQIEHALFSLSFSNKVTLALSKYIDRNHISVSTLCEKLSTIDNLEYFWLPNKDLSESNSKTQVWIFISRDGDSFIGEKGKNEKYVLKEYFHINNAINTYEGTLKELTKDLKLAKSALVLRRHKSNNPQTTRNNNTSFVLNHLFRQLKSAKIIVGTSALIALLSTATPLGFQAFTDKVLPYSADGSLIVIVILLLLGAIATNVLQCFKDYQESILFAKYQNGLGKEVFARLLSMEVPFFDRHKIGDLTKLVDQIQESANFLVRQLLSSIVSLVSLFVVLPILFMYSPMLSMLVLGIGVLMALTVSFSLKSLRKRVLQSYSYDATYQSTMIEMVKGMRTIKSLANESHFKHRINTSLETNLYGDFHIAKLSHLVRAIVNFQSQLITISIIFFGAQAVFANELSIGQLIAFNMMAGNVVNPLISLVMTASGWETFKIAKKRLEELEPAQIKNPTFKKEALDLNGTIEFQDVWFRYPSNNVSESDIEANLVLKGINLSIQPGEIIGIVGGSGSGKSTLANLLLGFYKPTRGKIKINGYDIDLIPPEVLHSRISSVQQTNFLFNTSVLENVHLGRLNSSIEEIQTAIEASGSNDFVDEMPQKMLTNLSEDGANLSGGQRQRLAIARALVRNSDILLFDEATSALDNQTEEKVKDTIYRACQSKTGVIIAHRLNTLSYCDRIVVMQQGQIEVVGTHEELVTYENSYKAMWDAMLKRDASLDREELKTSISKDDSSNIAADHGASNGI, from the coding sequence ATGCTTGCAGAAAAATTACCATCCAAACTAAAGGCTTTATGTTTAAACCAAATAGAACATGCATTATTTTCGTTATCATTTTCAAATAAGGTAACCTTGGCATTAAGTAAGTACATTGATAGAAATCATATCTCAGTAAGCACACTATGCGAAAAATTATCAACTATAGACAATCTTGAATATTTCTGGCTACCTAATAAAGACCTTTCAGAATCAAACTCAAAAACTCAAGTTTGGATTTTTATTTCTAGGGATGGAGATTCGTTTATAGGTGAAAAAGGTAAAAATGAGAAATATGTACTAAAAGAATATTTTCATATTAATAATGCAATAAATACATATGAAGGCACTCTAAAAGAACTCACCAAGGACCTTAAGCTAGCCAAATCAGCCCTAGTATTGCGGCGTCATAAATCAAACAATCCTCAAACAACAAGAAATAACAATACTAGTTTTGTATTAAACCATCTATTCAGGCAATTAAAATCAGCGAAGATAATAGTTGGTACATCTGCACTAATTGCTTTATTAAGTACGGCTACACCGCTAGGCTTTCAGGCTTTTACAGATAAAGTCCTACCCTACTCGGCAGACGGATCCCTAATTGTAATTGTAATCCTACTTCTGCTAGGGGCGATAGCTACAAATGTACTTCAATGCTTTAAGGATTACCAAGAAAGCATTCTTTTTGCGAAATATCAGAATGGACTCGGAAAAGAAGTATTTGCACGACTACTATCCATGGAAGTCCCGTTTTTTGACAGGCATAAAATTGGCGACTTAACAAAACTAGTCGATCAAATACAAGAATCCGCAAATTTTTTAGTTAGACAATTACTTTCCTCCATTGTCTCTCTCGTATCTCTTTTTGTGGTACTACCCATTTTATTTATGTATAGCCCAATGCTGTCTATGCTTGTCCTAGGTATTGGAGTTTTAATGGCTCTAACCGTCAGTTTCTCTCTAAAATCGTTACGCAAACGAGTTCTGCAGTCCTATTCCTATGACGCCACTTACCAATCAACAATGATTGAAATGGTCAAAGGCATGCGAACGATAAAGTCGCTGGCTAACGAATCGCATTTTAAGCATCGAATCAACACTAGCCTAGAAACAAATTTGTATGGTGATTTTCACATAGCGAAGCTAAGCCATCTAGTGCGCGCTATTGTCAACTTTCAAAGCCAACTGATAACAATTTCTATAATTTTTTTTGGTGCGCAAGCTGTTTTTGCTAATGAGCTGAGTATCGGTCAACTTATTGCTTTTAATATGATGGCCGGGAATGTTGTGAATCCTCTCATATCACTAGTGATGACCGCTAGCGGCTGGGAAACCTTCAAAATCGCTAAGAAAAGACTAGAGGAACTTGAGCCTGCTCAGATAAAAAACCCGACATTTAAAAAAGAAGCACTCGATTTGAACGGAACGATTGAATTCCAAGATGTTTGGTTTAGGTATCCATCGAATAACGTGTCAGAATCTGACATCGAGGCCAACTTGGTACTAAAAGGCATTAATTTATCCATTCAACCGGGTGAAATTATTGGTATCGTCGGTGGTTCCGGGTCGGGTAAATCGACCTTAGCAAACCTTCTACTGGGGTTTTATAAACCTACAAGAGGAAAAATTAAGATAAATGGATACGATATTGATTTAATCCCTCCCGAAGTATTGCATTCACGTATTTCATCTGTGCAGCAGACAAATTTTCTCTTTAACACCTCAGTATTAGAAAACGTTCATCTGGGTCGATTAAATTCATCTATTGAAGAAATACAAACGGCCATAGAAGCCTCAGGAAGCAATGACTTTGTAGATGAAATGCCACAAAAAATGCTGACTAACCTATCGGAGGACGGTGCAAACCTTTCTGGCGGACAGAGGCAAAGACTGGCGATAGCCAGGGCGCTGGTCCGTAATAGCGACATTCTTCTGTTCGATGAAGCCACCAGTGCTCTGGACAACCAAACGGAAGAAAAGGTAAAAGACACAATTTATCGGGCCTGTCAAAGCAAGACCGGAGTAATAATCGCGCATCGTTTGAATACTTTATCCTACTGTGACCGGATCGTCGTAATGCAACAGGGTCAAATTGAAGTTGTCGGCACTCATGAAGAACTGGTTACTTATGAGAATAGCTACAAAGCGATGTGGGATGCCATGCTCAAAAGAGATGCTTCGCTGGACCGGGAAGAGTTGAAGACATCGATATCAAAGGACGATAGTTCGAACATTGCAGCGGACCATGGGGCTTCCAATGGAATATAG
- a CDS encoding transposase has product MPKPIETRESSQIQPAPELEKRTRRRFSTEYKLNIIAQANQCAHGELGQLLRRENLYSNQLQQWRKELSQRGPEGLAKTSPGPQASKSADQKRIEQLEKENGRLQRKLQISEGCLDLQKKAFAMIEQFQDGDKK; this is encoded by the coding sequence ATGCCAAAACCAATAGAAACTCGCGAAAGTTCTCAGATTCAACCCGCCCCAGAGCTGGAAAAGCGGACCCGTCGGCGTTTTTCAACCGAATATAAACTCAATATTATTGCCCAGGCCAATCAGTGTGCTCACGGAGAGCTGGGACAGTTGTTGCGTCGAGAAAACCTTTATAGCAACCAACTTCAGCAGTGGCGGAAGGAGTTGTCCCAACGTGGACCAGAAGGTCTGGCTAAAACGAGCCCCGGCCCTCAAGCGTCCAAAAGCGCGGATCAAAAACGTATCGAACAGCTTGAAAAAGAGAATGGCCGATTACAGCGGAAGTTGCAAATATCCGAGGGTTGCTTAGATCTCCAAAAAAAAGCCTTTGCCATGATCGAACAATTCCAGGATGGCGACAAGAAATGA
- a CDS encoding IS3 family transposase, with the protein MMSLVEHRDPVIPLVPACRALSLSRSAFYGRRPASLEQPQRTARHQCVQPRALNDSENQAVLAVLNSDEFCDQPPYEVYQQLLQQAIYLCSVSTMYRLLRRQRAVGERRKQRPAQHHAIPRLLATEPNEVWTWDITKLATQQRGKYLSLYVVIDLFSRFVVAWMISRKENSALAQQLMDEALVRYGVGPGQLTIHQDRGAPMTAHNYLELMGEFKVTSSHSRPRVSNDNPFSESQFKTCKYQPDYPGVFTNVSHSRQWFERYFDWYNFDHHHSGLEGYTPEQVFTGQHEAVHAERQKGLDDQYGKHPERFVAGRPLAARPPSEVAINPITPQMLEEGAPNMVNFPTLPVAQNILMKNTLILD; encoded by the coding sequence ATGATGTCCTTAGTGGAACATCGCGATCCAGTGATACCGTTGGTTCCTGCTTGCAGGGCGTTGTCGCTCAGTCGCAGTGCCTTCTATGGTCGACGTCCTGCGTCATTGGAACAGCCACAGCGGACCGCTCGACATCAGTGTGTTCAGCCTCGGGCGTTAAACGACTCGGAGAACCAAGCCGTCCTGGCCGTACTCAATAGCGATGAATTTTGTGATCAGCCCCCTTACGAGGTTTATCAGCAGTTATTGCAGCAAGCTATTTATCTGTGCTCGGTCAGTACTATGTATCGATTGCTTCGTCGCCAGCGTGCGGTGGGTGAGCGCAGAAAGCAACGCCCCGCCCAGCATCACGCCATTCCACGCCTGCTCGCCACCGAGCCGAATGAGGTCTGGACGTGGGACATAACCAAACTAGCGACTCAGCAGCGTGGAAAATACTTGTCTTTGTATGTGGTGATCGATTTGTTCAGTCGCTTTGTAGTGGCATGGATGATCTCACGCAAAGAAAACAGTGCACTCGCCCAACAGTTAATGGATGAAGCGCTGGTGCGATATGGCGTGGGACCGGGCCAGCTGACCATCCACCAGGATCGCGGAGCGCCCATGACCGCGCATAACTATCTGGAGCTCATGGGGGAATTTAAGGTGACCAGTAGCCACAGTAGACCGCGCGTCAGTAACGACAATCCCTTTAGCGAAAGTCAGTTTAAGACCTGTAAATATCAACCGGATTATCCGGGGGTTTTTACCAATGTCAGTCATTCACGCCAGTGGTTTGAACGCTATTTCGATTGGTACAATTTTGACCATCATCACAGTGGGCTTGAAGGCTATACGCCCGAACAAGTGTTCACGGGTCAGCATGAAGCGGTGCACGCTGAGCGCCAGAAGGGACTCGATGACCAGTATGGGAAGCACCCCGAACGGTTTGTGGCAGGCCGGCCCTTGGCAGCCCGACCACCGAGTGAAGTTGCCATTAATCCCATTACGCCTCAGATGCTTGAAGAGGGAGCGCCGAACATGGTGAATTTCCCTACTTTGCCAGTGGCCCAAAATATTCTAATGAAAAATACTTTAATTTTGGACTGA
- a CDS encoding toxin-activating lysine-acyltransferase, translating into MSSSISPNIEYHEALGMMMWLMKHADYHGQWPLWSVDKDVLPALLHGQSKIYFDENRNPVGFATWAWLNEDAKQKLLNDEGDLQLSQWKGGNHLMFADFVAPWGHTKNILNDLRGNVFPRNRAFSLGRHKDGSIRKVYYWKGFEFKESITKEQHEIASLTGRNKKIQRVRPTKTSTRRIPPNGEP; encoded by the coding sequence ATGAGCAGTTCTATTTCACCCAATATCGAGTACCACGAAGCTCTAGGCATGATGATGTGGTTAATGAAGCACGCTGATTACCATGGCCAATGGCCACTATGGAGTGTTGACAAAGACGTCTTGCCAGCACTGCTCCACGGCCAAAGTAAAATATATTTTGATGAAAATAGAAACCCTGTTGGCTTTGCAACCTGGGCTTGGTTAAACGAGGACGCAAAACAAAAATTATTAAATGACGAAGGTGATCTGCAACTATCACAGTGGAAAGGTGGGAATCACCTAATGTTTGCAGACTTTGTTGCGCCCTGGGGGCACACAAAAAATATTTTGAATGATTTGCGAGGAAATGTCTTCCCAAGGAACCGCGCATTTAGCTTGGGTCGACATAAGGATGGCTCTATTCGGAAAGTTTACTATTGGAAAGGTTTCGAATTCAAAGAATCGATAACCAAAGAACAACATGAAATTGCAAGCCTAACAGGCCGCAATAAAAAAATTCAGCGAGTACGTCCGACCAAGACAAGTACTCGCAGAATACCGCCAAATGGCGAACCCTAG
- a CDS encoding toxin-activating lysine-acyltransferase, which translates to MRTDAPTSPLRPVTPGKGGQLSIYQAIGLVTDLAINHSMYNQLTVESCIETILLSFEQGQGKIFLDEGNRPYGFASWIHLCDEDHQNLLTHHSQFDLDANKFRKLDDKDGTQLWFFEFLSPFATPLFMLRLLKNELKTFKNAHLLQRIGEGITVRELW; encoded by the coding sequence ATGAGAACGGATGCGCCAACCAGCCCTTTGCGGCCTGTAACTCCTGGTAAGGGTGGTCAACTTTCTATCTATCAAGCAATTGGTCTTGTGACCGATCTCGCAATAAATCATTCAATGTACAATCAACTAACAGTTGAATCTTGTATCGAAACAATTCTCCTTTCTTTTGAGCAAGGACAGGGGAAAATATTTTTAGATGAGGGAAATCGACCCTATGGATTCGCAAGTTGGATACACCTTTGCGATGAAGATCATCAAAACCTTCTGACGCATCACTCGCAGTTCGACTTAGATGCAAATAAATTCCGTAAGCTAGACGACAAAGACGGAACTCAACTCTGGTTTTTCGAATTCTTGAGCCCCTTTGCTACGCCTCTGTTTATGCTTCGCTTGCTAAAAAATGAGCTTAAAACATTCAAAAATGCGCACTTACTTCAACGGATCGGCGAAGGTATAACCGTTAGGGAGTTATGGTAA
- a CDS encoding Fic family protein, with product MSSTNELLASIIKTSGGVTLAELLTQHPGIARRTAQRQIAKLIENGRIFAHGEGRAREYFGTDIPTEIGIEWSKPDGIANFIPLSADSQDILRYIDQPLVARKPVGYQRDFLDAYRPNTTWYLSESLRRQLHKMGKTTDGHQPAGTYSRTISNRLLIDLSWASSNLEGNTYTRLDTRELIEHGKSAQGKAALETQMILNHKSAIELLVENIDTAQFNRYTLMNLHSALSENLLPNPADEGRIRQHAVDIGKSVYRPLSVSGQIEDTFGLLLNKANQITDAFEQSFFMMVHLPYLQPFADINKRTSRLATNLPLFRANLCPLTFLDVPEQAYSRATLGVYEMTRVELLRDLYVWAYERSTQEYLAIKQDLAEPDPLRLAWRDVIKQIIHDVVTHTELDPLAAIQQAVAEQIPASEQGELQALIVEELRRLHEGVLARYGLRPSEFSAWKAAHRSSQN from the coding sequence ATGTCCTCTACCAACGAGCTATTAGCTAGTATTATAAAAACCTCAGGCGGCGTGACTCTGGCCGAGCTCTTGACGCAGCACCCCGGTATTGCCCGGCGCACAGCACAGCGCCAGATAGCCAAGCTTATTGAAAATGGCAGGATTTTCGCACACGGTGAGGGTCGCGCTCGCGAGTATTTCGGTACTGACATCCCGACTGAGATTGGCATTGAGTGGAGCAAACCAGACGGTATAGCGAATTTCATCCCTTTGTCTGCAGACAGTCAGGATATACTGAGGTACATCGATCAACCTCTTGTTGCCCGCAAACCCGTAGGCTATCAGCGTGACTTTCTGGATGCCTATCGTCCTAATACAACCTGGTACCTATCCGAGTCACTTCGGCGTCAATTACACAAGATGGGAAAAACCACCGATGGTCATCAGCCGGCAGGGACTTACAGTCGCACCATTTCAAATCGCTTACTTATCGATCTATCTTGGGCGTCGAGTAATCTAGAAGGTAATACCTACACGCGACTTGATACGCGCGAACTCATCGAACATGGGAAGTCAGCACAAGGCAAAGCAGCTCTTGAGACCCAAATGATTTTGAATCATAAGTCTGCCATTGAATTGTTAGTGGAAAACATCGATACGGCGCAGTTCAACCGCTACACCCTAATGAATCTCCACAGCGCATTGTCGGAAAACTTACTGCCCAACCCGGCTGATGAGGGGCGCATACGCCAACATGCAGTGGATATTGGTAAGAGTGTCTACCGACCCTTGTCGGTGTCAGGTCAAATAGAAGACACGTTCGGGTTACTGCTTAACAAAGCCAACCAAATTACCGATGCGTTTGAGCAGTCTTTTTTTATGATGGTGCACTTACCCTATTTGCAGCCCTTTGCTGATATTAATAAACGTACCTCCCGCCTGGCAACAAACCTGCCGCTGTTTCGCGCTAACCTATGTCCACTAACGTTTCTGGATGTACCTGAACAGGCTTACAGTCGTGCGACCCTGGGTGTATATGAAATGACCCGTGTTGAGCTGCTGCGCGATCTTTATGTTTGGGCCTATGAACGCTCAACCCAGGAATACTTGGCCATTAAGCAAGATTTGGCGGAGCCCGATCCGTTGCGCCTAGCCTGGCGAGACGTTATCAAACAGATCATCCACGACGTTGTTACCCATACAGAGTTGGATCCACTCGCTGCAATCCAACAAGCGGTAGCTGAACAAATTCCCGCATCTGAGCAAGGTGAGCTTCAAGCGCTTATTGTTGAAGAACTCAGGCGATTACACGAGGGTGTTTTGGCACGCTATGGTTTGAGGCCGTCTGAGTTTTCAGCTTGGAAGGCAGCGCACAGGTCTTCGCAAAATTAA
- a CDS encoding Cif family virulence factor, whose amino-acid sequence MDIDFAKSFSEEWIQSWNSHDIEKIISHYAEELEFKSPLIVERYSDPDGIIYKREKLKEYFLIGLAKNPSLKFGSKQVLLGVNCLTLYYQNARGGETAELFEFNESHKVIRSVSCYSF is encoded by the coding sequence ATGGATATCGATTTTGCGAAGAGCTTTTCAGAGGAATGGATTCAGTCGTGGAACTCCCACGATATAGAGAAGATTATTTCCCACTATGCAGAAGAGTTAGAGTTCAAATCCCCTTTGATCGTTGAAAGATATTCCGACCCAGATGGAATCATCTATAAACGAGAGAAGTTAAAGGAATACTTTCTTATTGGCTTAGCTAAGAACCCTTCACTGAAATTTGGATCAAAGCAGGTATTGTTGGGTGTAAATTGCTTAACTCTGTACTATCAAAACGCGAGAGGTGGAGAGACTGCTGAGCTTTTTGAGTTTAATGAAAGTCATAAAGTTATAAGGTCTGTGTCATGTTATTCATTTTAG
- a CDS encoding HAD family hydrolase: protein MYKAIVFDFGNTIAKSGPLANALKAVVVDEKAFVVGKQIEKEISDLYKPDQIKQPEWTDIWARCFQKSGLTFSEGIGRRHLEEFCRSNETLPNVEEMLIELKRIGFKLGLLSNATGPKEIFQNDLETRGLAKYFDSVVWSCAIGYRKPSRKAFEAVLGQLSVRPEETLMIGDSEIADIEGATEMGMDAALVTPKIDVKTNAKYQVAMDRLFEDVLAITNTGSGRENRATQL from the coding sequence ATGTATAAGGCAATAGTATTTGATTTTGGAAATACGATAGCAAAATCAGGTCCGTTAGCGAATGCTCTTAAAGCTGTGGTTGTCGACGAGAAAGCTTTTGTTGTAGGAAAGCAGATTGAAAAGGAAATTAGCGATCTATATAAGCCAGACCAGATAAAACAGCCCGAGTGGACGGATATTTGGGCGCGTTGCTTTCAGAAGTCAGGGCTTACATTTAGCGAGGGTATTGGTCGTAGGCATTTAGAAGAATTTTGTCGTTCTAACGAAACTTTGCCGAACGTAGAAGAAATGCTAATAGAGTTAAAGAGAATCGGATTTAAGTTGGGCTTGTTGTCAAATGCTACCGGCCCTAAAGAAATCTTCCAGAATGATTTAGAAACTCGTGGGTTGGCAAAGTACTTTGATAGTGTTGTTTGGTCTTGCGCAATTGGTTATAGGAAGCCGTCTCGTAAAGCTTTTGAGGCTGTTCTTGGTCAATTGAGTGTTAGGCCCGAAGAGACGCTCATGATTGGAGATTCTGAAATTGCTGATATTGAAGGAGCGACTGAAATGGGTATGGATGCCGCATTGGTAACACCAAAAATAGATGTTAAAACAAATGCGAAATACCAGGTGGCTATGGATCGACTATTTGAGGATGTACTAGCCATAACAAATACAGGCAGTGGACGCGAAAACCGCGCGACACAGCTGTAA
- a CDS encoding NUDIX hydrolase gives MRQPFSINVFLYRVEEGSIQFLLLKRIQRSEFSLPAFWQGVTGGMEEGETFEETAGREIFEETGYKPNSIEAVGYEYSFPIKDEWRISYGSEPMEILEKVYCAEVEGEPVLSAEHSEYKWVSESEAMELMHFDTNKLAIEAANKWLSS, from the coding sequence ATGAGACAGCCCTTTTCTATAAATGTATTTCTCTACCGTGTTGAGGAAGGAAGCATTCAATTCTTATTGCTGAAACGAATTCAACGTTCGGAATTTAGCTTGCCTGCTTTTTGGCAAGGTGTTACTGGTGGCATGGAAGAAGGCGAAACGTTTGAAGAAACAGCTGGTAGAGAAATATTCGAAGAAACTGGTTATAAGCCAAATTCGATTGAGGCTGTAGGTTATGAGTACTCTTTTCCTATTAAAGATGAATGGCGTATTTCTTACGGTTCAGAGCCGATGGAGATACTAGAGAAAGTATATTGTGCTGAAGTAGAAGGTGAGCCTGTGTTGTCAGCCGAACACAGCGAGTATAAATGGGTTTCAGAATCTGAAGCTATGGAGCTGATGCACTTTGATACCAATAAATTGGCGATTGAAGCAGCAAATAAGTGGCTTAGCTCTTAA
- a CDS encoding GNAT family N-acetyltransferase produces the protein MNIEFAKVEHSKRLSEMVLAASEELRGIDFNEEGWERFVNSNTTSEFEAKLSKSELIIFCCLESNCIIGFLSLKDNEKIDQLFVAPEARNRGVASSLWQRAKKNAIENSSSGMFWVRSSSVAIPVYQKFGFMCEGNRQSFGGIKFQLMRLEVNS, from the coding sequence ATGAATATAGAATTTGCTAAAGTTGAACATTCAAAAAGGCTTTCTGAAATGGTCTTAGCTGCAAGCGAAGAGCTTCGTGGAATTGATTTTAATGAAGAAGGCTGGGAACGCTTTGTTAACTCAAATACAACAAGTGAATTTGAAGCCAAACTAAGCAAGTCTGAACTTATCATTTTCTGTTGTTTAGAATCAAATTGTATAATTGGTTTTCTATCACTAAAAGACAATGAAAAAATAGATCAACTGTTTGTAGCTCCTGAAGCTAGAAATAGAGGAGTTGCATCATCTCTTTGGCAACGCGCAAAGAAAAATGCTATTGAAAATTCTTCTTCCGGTATGTTTTGGGTAAGGTCTTCAAGTGTTGCTATTCCCGTATATCAAAAATTTGGCTTCATGTGTGAAGGTAATCGCCAAAGTTTTGGTGGCATAAAATTCCAACTAATGCGGTTAGAAGTAAATAGTTAA
- a CDS encoding IS110 family RNA-guided transposase, translating into MKDVAAFCGIDIAKHLISVHLENEDRKVISQKNMRRDSVLTFFSNMPPCLIGIESCGGSQHWARELRKFGHDVRLMNAKYIIPYRRKGKNDLNDAEAICEAVSRPSMKFVAVKTEQQQSILMVHRLRQQCISHRTSLSNQVHAYLLEFGISLPKGAKAIHKNLSAIFENCELNPLVVEMLHELLAAIAREEEREAYFNKRIADWVKHDERAKALLKLDGIGPLSASAIVATAGDPSFFENGRQFAAWLGLVPRQYSSGGKSKLGGITKAGDRYLRTLLIHGARSVLLMASRGKGQQREWVNQLRTRRPENVVAVAMAAKQARMTWAIMAGKVV; encoded by the coding sequence ATGAAAGACGTCGCAGCTTTTTGTGGGATTGATATAGCCAAGCACTTAATCTCAGTCCACCTTGAAAATGAAGACCGGAAAGTAATCAGTCAAAAAAACATGCGCCGAGACAGCGTATTGACATTTTTTTCGAACATGCCTCCTTGTTTAATTGGTATCGAGTCATGTGGTGGTAGTCAGCATTGGGCAAGAGAATTAAGAAAGTTTGGTCACGATGTTAGACTGATGAATGCAAAGTACATCATTCCATATCGACGTAAAGGTAAGAATGATTTAAACGATGCCGAAGCAATTTGTGAAGCGGTATCGCGACCAAGTATGAAATTTGTTGCTGTCAAAACAGAGCAGCAACAATCTATATTGATGGTGCATCGTTTACGGCAACAATGTATATCGCATAGAACGTCGCTGAGTAACCAAGTTCATGCGTATTTATTGGAGTTTGGCATATCGCTTCCGAAAGGTGCCAAAGCGATCCATAAAAACCTGAGCGCTATATTTGAGAACTGTGAGTTAAACCCTTTAGTTGTCGAAATGCTGCATGAATTGCTCGCGGCCATAGCAAGAGAAGAAGAGCGAGAAGCATACTTTAATAAACGCATAGCGGATTGGGTGAAGCACGACGAGCGAGCCAAGGCTTTGCTTAAATTGGACGGAATAGGTCCCTTGAGTGCCTCGGCCATTGTTGCTACAGCGGGTGATCCGTCCTTCTTTGAAAATGGTCGGCAGTTTGCGGCCTGGCTCGGATTGGTGCCACGGCAATATTCGAGTGGGGGAAAGAGTAAGCTAGGTGGGATTACCAAAGCAGGTGATCGATATTTAAGGACATTGCTGATTCACGGAGCCCGATCGGTTTTACTGATGGCGAGTCGAGGGAAAGGACAACAGCGTGAATGGGTCAATCAGTTGAGAACGCGGCGCCCTGAGAATGTTGTTGCAGTAGCAATGGCGGCAAAACAAGCACGTATGACCTGGGCGATCATGGCCGGTAAAGTAGTTTGA
- a CDS encoding glutathione S-transferase family protein has translation MLELYYFPDNASLAPHFLLVETQLEYSLRLVDRDSNTQKSKEYLKLNPAGRIPTLVHNELVLFESPAICIYICELDPSSKFIPPVGHFNRPLFFQWLTYLNNTLQAEFMVWRYPDRHTTDAKGVEGIKVAQDLRLVGILALLDEELSKKPFLLGSNVSACDHFLFMLALWCGNISRPPTSFANLNRFMAEMSQRPAIQKVCEIENIDLDRYEA, from the coding sequence ATGCTTGAACTTTACTATTTCCCCGATAATGCAAGCCTAGCGCCTCACTTTCTTTTGGTTGAGACGCAACTCGAATATTCGCTAAGGCTTGTTGATCGCGATTCCAACACTCAAAAATCAAAGGAATATTTGAAGCTGAATCCGGCAGGTCGTATTCCGACACTGGTGCATAACGAACTCGTTCTGTTTGAAAGCCCTGCCATCTGTATCTACATTTGTGAGCTAGACCCCAGTTCGAAATTTATTCCTCCGGTCGGACACTTCAATCGCCCGCTGTTTTTTCAATGGTTAACCTACCTTAACAACACTCTCCAAGCGGAATTCATGGTTTGGAGATATCCCGACCGTCACACCACGGATGCCAAGGGTGTCGAAGGAATCAAAGTGGCCCAAGATCTGCGATTAGTAGGGATTCTCGCTCTGTTGGACGAAGAACTTAGTAAGAAACCATTCTTGTTAGGATCTAACGTCAGCGCCTGTGACCACTTCTTGTTTATGCTGGCGTTGTGGTGCGGAAATATTTCTCGACCACCAACATCATTTGCGAACCTTAACCGTTTCATGGCTGAGATGTCGCAGAGACCTGCTATTCAAAAGGTGTGTGAAATTGAAAATATCGACTTGGACCGTTACGAAGCGTGA
- a CDS encoding GNAT family N-acetyltransferase gives MTTVKLLEPGYSSAYREIILEALKEYPEFFGSGYEQQLNLEKMYFERLIEEKSEKGLMVGAYYDGELVGICGVTFETEVLPNAGEIIQMYVKADHQSQGVGKKLMRHIQDACATKDVSVLLLEVVRENPGAIKVYEQSGYILNESLGDDPNAVFMTMAVNQ, from the coding sequence ATGACAACTGTTAAGTTATTAGAGCCAGGATATTCATCTGCTTATCGAGAAATTATACTGGAAGCTCTAAAGGAGTATCCAGAATTCTTTGGTTCTGGATATGAGCAGCAGTTAAATCTGGAAAAAATGTACTTCGAACGTCTAATTGAAGAAAAGTCAGAAAAAGGGCTAATGGTTGGTGCTTATTATGACGGCGAGCTAGTCGGTATATGTGGCGTTACATTTGAAACTGAAGTGCTTCCGAACGCCGGTGAAATAATTCAAATGTATGTTAAAGCTGATCATCAAAGCCAAGGGGTTGGTAAGAAATTAATGCGCCATATCCAAGATGCTTGTGCAACAAAAGACGTTTCAGTGCTCTTATTGGAGGTGGTTAGAGAGAACCCCGGTGCAATAAAGGTATATGAGCAGTCTGGATATATTCTAAATGAATCATTGGGCGATGATCCTAATGCAGTATTTATGACCATGGCGGTGAATCAGTAA